In Syntrophales bacterium, the following are encoded in one genomic region:
- a CDS encoding D-alanine--D-alanine ligase family protein — MMAEQAGGKIRVGIVMGGVSSEKEVSLESGRNMFSKIDRKKYDPTAVFMDSEARFWEIPVKLIMRNSTKDIEEDLTAEASPIPYEALRERFDILCIGLHGKYGEDGCLQGLLELLQVPYTGSGVLASALGMDKGVCRRVLAAAGIDVPRTVSVSAVRWASDSDAILKEIGETAGFPCVVKPTREGCSTAVKKVVSAAGIPDALAEAFSWDNTALVEEFLSGTEVTCGVLGSETPEALVPSETIPTTEILSLEDKFLYGQGENKTPARVPDDVLQRIRETAVAAFRALDLKGYARIDMFVRPDGRVAVLEPNTLPGMTPSTVFFHQAAAAGITQAGVIDRIIQSALLDHAAKRGPL, encoded by the coding sequence ATGATGGCCGAACAGGCGGGTGGAAAGATCCGGGTGGGAATTGTCATGGGGGGTGTCTCCTCCGAGAAGGAGGTGTCCCTGGAGAGCGGCCGCAACATGTTCAGCAAGATCGACCGGAAAAAATACGACCCCACGGCCGTTTTCATGGACAGCGAGGCCCGCTTCTGGGAGATCCCGGTCAAGCTGATCATGCGCAACAGTACGAAGGACATCGAGGAGGACCTCACCGCGGAGGCCTCCCCGATTCCCTACGAGGCGCTGCGGGAGCGTTTTGACATCCTGTGCATCGGCCTCCATGGAAAGTACGGGGAGGACGGGTGCCTCCAGGGGCTCCTGGAACTGCTCCAGGTGCCTTACACAGGATCTGGCGTCCTGGCGTCCGCCCTGGGAATGGACAAGGGCGTCTGCCGGAGGGTCCTTGCAGCCGCCGGGATCGACGTTCCCCGGACCGTTTCCGTCTCGGCGGTGCGCTGGGCATCGGACTCGGACGCGATCCTGAAGGAGATCGGCGAGACCGCGGGATTTCCCTGCGTCGTCAAGCCCACCCGGGAAGGGTGCAGCACCGCCGTGAAAAAGGTGGTCTCAGCCGCGGGGATTCCCGATGCCCTCGCGGAAGCCTTCTCCTGGGACAACACGGCCCTGGTGGAGGAATTCCTTTCCGGCACCGAGGTGACCTGCGGCGTCCTGGGGTCGGAGACACCCGAGGCTCTGGTGCCGTCCGAGACGATTCCCACGACGGAAATCCTCTCCCTGGAGGATAAGTTTCTTTACGGTCAGGGAGAAAACAAGACGCCTGCCCGGGTTCCCGACGATGTCCTCCAGCGGATCCGGGAAACGGCGGTCGCGGCCTTCCGGGCTCTGGACCTGAAAGGATACGCCAGGATCGACATGTTCGTCCGTCCCGACGGCCGGGTGGCCGTTCTGGAACCCAACACCCTGCCGGGAATGACGCCCTCCACGGTCTTTTTCCACCAGGCGGCGGCGGCCGGGATCACCCAGGCCGGCGTCATCGACCGGATCATCCAGTCCGCCCTTCTGGACCACGCGGCCAAGCGAGGGCCCCTGTGA
- a CDS encoding ABC transporter permease: MNGPTATVERIGRIVLENVEELGRILLLFLSALSWMVRPPLKARQIFKQMEFVGVKSIFVVVLTGTFTGMVMALQGYHGFRMFAAESLVGSTVALGMTRELGPVLTSLMVTARAGSAMAAELGTMRVTEQIDALAVMAANPVKHLIVPRLIAGVLMVPLLTVVSDFMGILGGYFVGVHILNINSGAFMKNIFKYVTLNDIYSGLVKAACFGLLMALIGCYKGFNTRGGAEGVGRATTEAVVLASISILVSDYILTAMMF; encoded by the coding sequence ATGAACGGCCCGACAGCCACCGTTGAGCGCATCGGCCGGATCGTCCTGGAGAACGTCGAGGAGCTGGGGAGGATTCTTCTTCTCTTCCTGTCGGCCCTGTCCTGGATGGTCCGCCCTCCCCTGAAAGCGCGCCAGATTTTCAAGCAGATGGAGTTCGTGGGGGTCAAGTCGATCTTCGTGGTGGTCCTGACGGGGACCTTCACGGGGATGGTCATGGCGCTCCAGGGATATCACGGATTCCGGATGTTTGCCGCGGAGAGCCTTGTCGGGTCCACCGTTGCTCTCGGGATGACCCGAGAACTGGGGCCGGTCCTGACGTCGCTCATGGTGACCGCCCGGGCCGGCTCGGCCATGGCGGCGGAACTGGGGACCATGCGCGTCACGGAGCAGATCGACGCCCTGGCGGTCATGGCCGCGAACCCGGTGAAGCACCTGATTGTACCCCGGCTCATCGCGGGCGTCCTGATGGTTCCGCTTTTGACCGTCGTGTCCGACTTCATGGGCATTCTCGGAGGATACTTCGTCGGCGTCCACATCCTGAACATCAACTCCGGTGCCTTCATGAAAAACATCTTCAAATACGTAACCTTGAATGATATTTACAGCGGCCTGGTGAAGGCCGCCTGTTTCGGCCTCCTCATGGCCCTGATCGGCTGCTACAAGGGTTTCAACACACGGGGCGGAGCGGAGGGGGTCGGCCGGGCAACGACGGAGGCCGTGGTCCTGGCGTCCATTTCGATCCTGGTGAGCGACTATATCCTGACGGCGATGATGTTCTGA
- a CDS encoding ABC transporter ATP-binding protein — MIRLVDIHKSFGKQKVLDGLNLTVEKGKTTVIIGRSGGGKSVLLKHIIGLIRPDRGQVIVEGEDITVLNDKDLNEVRKKFGMLFQEAALFDSMNVAENVAFPLREHTNMSSEEIMDSVRDRLAAVGLSGVEEKMPSELSGGMRKRVGLARALAMRPQIVLFDEPTTGLDPVMTEAINQLIVETQRAFNLTCVVISHDIQSVFEIGHRVAMLYEGRIIEYGTPEEVRASRNPVMVQFLTGSTEGPIQIL, encoded by the coding sequence ATGATACGACTGGTCGACATTCACAAGTCCTTTGGAAAGCAGAAGGTTCTCGACGGACTCAACCTCACCGTCGAGAAAGGGAAGACGACGGTCATCATCGGCCGCAGCGGCGGCGGCAAGAGCGTCCTCCTGAAGCACATCATCGGCCTGATCCGCCCGGACAGAGGGCAGGTGATCGTGGAAGGGGAGGACATCACGGTCCTGAACGACAAGGACCTCAACGAGGTCCGCAAGAAGTTCGGCATGCTCTTCCAGGAAGCGGCCCTCTTCGATTCCATGAACGTGGCGGAAAACGTAGCGTTCCCCCTTCGGGAGCACACGAACATGTCCAGTGAGGAAATCATGGACAGTGTCCGCGACCGCCTTGCGGCGGTGGGTCTCTCGGGGGTGGAGGAGAAGATGCCCTCGGAGTTGAGCGGAGGCATGAGGAAGCGCGTCGGCCTGGCCCGGGCGCTGGCGATGCGGCCGCAAATCGTTCTGTTCGATGAGCCCACGACGGGATTGGACCCGGTCATGACGGAGGCCATCAACCAGCTCATCGTGGAGACCCAGCGGGCCTTCAACCTGACCTGCGTCGTCATCAGCCACGACATCCAGTCGGTCTTCGAGATCGGCCACCGCGTCGCCATGCTCTATGAAGGGCGCATCATTGAATACGGAACCCCGGAGGAGGTCCGGGCGTCCCGGAACCCCGTGATGGTCCAGTTCCTCACGGGCAGCACCGAAGGGCCCATTCAGATTCTGTAA
- a CDS encoding MlaD family protein: MTSISTEAKVGLFVLAGIIILAFMSFQVSQPGFGLKRGYRIQVVFENAAGLDKDASVQVAGVEVGRVDSIALQDGMALITLRIKPDVELAKDVTASIRTHGLLGDKYIELSPGTKGNGNLEEGERIANVERQADVDKLIHQISGISEDIRGVTTTLNKVLGGQAGQEAVGDIVTSIRQLAVNLNAVVKNNERTLHAMLENGRMLSENLNKVVTQNDQKIAQVVDNLQSASKEMEKTFASLSEVTEGIRKGEGTVGKLVKDDEMADRLNKTVASLQDVSDKLSQGKGTLGKLINEDETVNNLNAGLAGINRYLAKQEQYRTHLGYRGEYLIEHNNWKSYVNLRIQPREDYFYILGLVADPRGRKYIRDYTVGGVTSRVEEWDKNGLLFNAQVAKRYRDLVLRGGIFESTGGAGLDYLAFNDRLQLTFEAFDFTDDNRRAHLKGYGEWRLLKYLYLTAGWDDFINKDNRSPFVGFSIRFEDDDLKYLMTSAPIPK, encoded by the coding sequence ATGACATCCATCAGCACGGAAGCGAAAGTGGGGCTTTTCGTCCTCGCGGGCATCATCATCCTGGCCTTCATGTCCTTCCAGGTTTCCCAGCCGGGATTCGGCCTGAAACGGGGCTACAGGATCCAGGTGGTCTTCGAGAACGCGGCGGGTCTCGACAAGGACGCCTCCGTACAGGTTGCCGGCGTCGAGGTCGGGCGGGTCGACTCCATTGCCCTTCAGGACGGAATGGCCCTCATCACCCTGCGGATCAAGCCGGACGTTGAGCTCGCAAAGGACGTGACGGCCTCCATCCGGACCCACGGGCTCCTGGGCGACAAATACATCGAGCTCTCCCCGGGGACCAAGGGGAACGGCAATCTCGAGGAGGGAGAGCGGATCGCCAACGTGGAGCGACAGGCCGACGTGGACAAGCTGATCCATCAGATCTCCGGGATTTCCGAGGACATCCGGGGTGTTACGACGACCCTGAACAAGGTCTTGGGCGGCCAGGCCGGCCAGGAGGCCGTCGGGGACATCGTCACCAGCATCCGGCAGCTTGCCGTCAATCTCAATGCCGTCGTGAAGAACAACGAGCGGACGCTCCACGCCATGCTGGAAAACGGCCGCATGCTGAGCGAAAACCTCAACAAGGTGGTGACCCAGAACGACCAGAAGATCGCCCAGGTGGTGGATAACCTCCAGAGCGCCTCCAAGGAAATGGAGAAGACGTTTGCCTCCCTGAGCGAAGTCACCGAGGGGATCCGGAAAGGGGAGGGAACCGTCGGGAAGCTTGTCAAAGACGATGAGATGGCAGACCGGCTCAACAAGACCGTCGCGTCCCTGCAGGACGTCTCGGACAAGCTCAGCCAGGGGAAGGGAACCCTCGGCAAGCTGATCAACGAGGACGAGACGGTAAACAATCTCAACGCCGGCCTCGCGGGCATCAACCGCTACCTGGCCAAGCAGGAGCAGTACCGGACCCACCTGGGCTACCGGGGCGAGTATCTCATCGAGCACAACAACTGGAAGAGTTACGTGAATCTCCGGATCCAGCCCCGGGAGGACTATTTCTACATCCTGGGTCTCGTTGCCGATCCCCGGGGCCGAAAGTACATACGGGATTACACGGTGGGCGGCGTGACAAGCCGGGTGGAGGAGTGGGACAAGAACGGGCTCCTCTTCAACGCCCAGGTGGCCAAGCGCTACCGGGACCTCGTCCTCCGGGGCGGCATCTTCGAATCGACGGGGGGCGCAGGCCTGGATTACCTGGCCTTCAACGACCGGCTCCAGCTGACCTTCGAGGCCTTCGACTTCACGGACGACAACAGGCGGGCCCACCTGAAGGGATACGGGGAGTGGCGCCTCCTCAAGTACCTGTACCTGACCGCCGGCTGGGACGACTTCATCAACAAGGACAACCGCTCCCCCTTCGTGGGATTTTCGATCCGGTTCGAGGACGACGACCTGAAGTACCTCATGACCTCGGCGCCGATTCCGAAATAA
- a CDS encoding zinc ribbon domain-containing protein, whose translation MPIYEYKCRKCGKVFEMFQRITDDPATSCQFCKGPVNKLMSQTTFHLKGAGWYVTDYGGKKAPKTEAHETKESSSSSETTSGDAAKPESSSSDA comes from the coding sequence ATGCCGATCTACGAATACAAATGCCGGAAATGTGGAAAGGTTTTCGAGATGTTCCAGCGGATCACGGATGATCCTGCAACGTCCTGCCAGTTCTGCAAGGGGCCGGTGAATAAGCTCATGTCCCAGACGACGTTCCACCTGAAGGGGGCGGGCTGGTACGTAACCGATTACGGCGGAAAAAAGGCCCCCAAGACCGAGGCTCACGAGACGAAGGAATCTTCATCCTCTTCGGAGACGACCTCAGGCGACGCTGCAAAACCCGAATCTTCCTCCTCCGACGCATAA
- a CDS encoding GNAT family N-acetyltransferase — protein sequence MNTPKPVAMSTGSLEMIAATPDHLAAENESPECLASLLNARVEPGWPPGEYDRDAREYFRERLEEGGADVAGWYVWYALRKGESGGPSVLAGAGGYFGPPDNDGTVEIGFSVMPGWRGLGCATEMAGMLVRRAFADGRVQKVVAHAAPANPMSRRVLEKCGFFFVSRDETSGDNRFEVFIPPGSGPGFPRSPRR from the coding sequence ATGAATACCCCCAAGCCTGTCGCAATGTCCACCGGCTCCCTGGAGATGATCGCGGCCACGCCCGACCATCTTGCCGCCGAGAACGAATCCCCCGAATGCCTGGCATCCCTTCTGAATGCGCGGGTGGAACCGGGGTGGCCGCCGGGTGAATACGACCGGGACGCCCGGGAGTATTTTCGGGAACGCCTGGAGGAAGGCGGCGCGGACGTTGCCGGATGGTACGTCTGGTATGCGCTTCGGAAGGGAGAATCAGGCGGGCCTTCGGTTCTGGCGGGCGCCGGTGGATACTTCGGACCCCCCGACAACGACGGCACCGTCGAGATCGGCTTTTCTGTCATGCCCGGCTGGCGGGGACTGGGATGCGCGACGGAAATGGCCGGCATGCTTGTCCGGCGTGCCTTTGCCGACGGGCGGGTGCAGAAAGTCGTCGCCCATGCCGCGCCCGCAAACCCGATGTCCCGCCGTGTACTCGAAAAATGCGGGTTTTTCTTCGTTTCCAGGGACGAGACGTCCGGCGACAATCGTTTCGAAGTTTTTATACCACCCGGATCCGGCCCGGGTTTTCCGCGGTCACCTCGCCGATGA
- the selD gene encoding selenide, water dikinase SelD has protein sequence MTEENVRLTETVRGAGUACKIGPGDLHEVLKDLPLASHPSLIVGMEHGEDAGVYQLREDLAVIQTVDFFTPIVDDPYAFGQIAAANALSDVYAMGGRPVTALNIVCFPIARMDKTILREILRGGLDKMREAGVLLVGGHSVEDDEPKYGLSVLGIVHPDRVLLNRGARPGDRLILTKPLGTGIAGTAIKAGMAGPELAEEAVRSMAALNAAAAAEIEKTPGIHACTDITGFGLLGHACEMIEGMQAGLLIRSSEVPYFKGIRDLAETGILPGGLHRNRAFRKGMVTVESSCPEWLADILYDPQSSGGLFVSVDAGEAEELLRRIRNAGVESAAIIGEVTAENPGRIRVV, from the coding sequence ATGACCGAGGAGAATGTCCGCCTGACCGAGACGGTCCGCGGGGCCGGCTGAGCCTGCAAGATCGGTCCGGGCGACCTGCACGAAGTCCTGAAAGACCTCCCGCTCGCCTCGCACCCGAGCCTGATCGTGGGCATGGAGCACGGCGAGGACGCGGGGGTGTACCAACTCCGGGAGGACCTGGCGGTCATCCAGACGGTGGACTTCTTCACGCCCATCGTCGACGATCCGTACGCCTTCGGGCAGATCGCCGCGGCCAACGCCCTGAGCGACGTCTACGCCATGGGCGGTCGGCCCGTGACGGCCCTGAACATCGTGTGCTTTCCCATCGCCAGGATGGACAAGACGATCCTCCGGGAGATCCTCCGGGGGGGGCTGGACAAGATGCGGGAAGCGGGTGTTCTCCTTGTAGGCGGTCACAGCGTCGAGGATGACGAGCCGAAATACGGCCTGTCCGTCCTGGGGATTGTCCATCCCGACCGGGTTCTCCTGAATCGCGGCGCCCGGCCGGGGGACCGGCTGATCCTCACGAAGCCCCTGGGGACCGGCATCGCCGGTACGGCCATCAAGGCGGGAATGGCGGGCCCGGAACTGGCGGAGGAGGCGGTCCGCTCCATGGCCGCCCTCAATGCCGCGGCGGCCGCGGAAATCGAGAAAACCCCCGGAATCCACGCCTGCACGGACATCACGGGTTTCGGCCTCCTGGGCCACGCCTGCGAGATGATCGAGGGAATGCAGGCGGGACTGCTGATCCGCTCGTCGGAGGTCCCCTATTTCAAGGGCATCCGGGACCTGGCCGAGACGGGAATCCTTCCGGGAGGCCTCCACCGGAACCGGGCCTTCCGAAAGGGGATGGTTACGGTCGAGTCCTCCTGCCCGGAATGGCTGGCGGACATCCTCTACGACCCCCAGTCATCGGGCGGCCTCTTTGTCTCCGTGGACGCCGGGGAAGCGGAAGAACTCCTCCGCCGGATCCGGAATGCCGGCGTCGAAAGCGCCGCGATCATCGGCGAGGTGACCGCGGAAAACCCGGGCCGGATCCGGGTGGTATAA
- a CDS encoding aminotransferase class V-fold PLP-dependent enzyme — protein sequence MNSEHNPIRYLDNAATSWPKPEAVYRAMDRFSREIGGSPGRSAHRLSVAAARVILEARENAARLLGVSDPMRVVFTKNATEALNLAILGLLSPGDHVVTSSVEHNSVMRPLRFLESNGVEVTAVRCSREGALDPADVAAAIRPNTRAVFMTHASNVAGTILPVKEIGTITRERGIVLGVDAAQTAGAVPLSMEQAKIDLLAFTGHKSLFGPQGTGGLCIGPGMERRLRPLLRGGTGSRSEFEEQPDFLPDMFESGTPNTVGLAGLAAGTATILEVGVESVRRHEEILTAAFLDGLHTLRGVTVYGPSESARRIPVVSLNVGDLSPAEVSLVLDERFGILTRPGLHCAPAAHRTLKTFPDGAVRFSFSLFNDATDVTAALEALEEISSGKT from the coding sequence TTGAACTCCGAACACAATCCGATCCGCTACCTCGACAACGCCGCCACCTCCTGGCCCAAGCCGGAGGCGGTCTACCGGGCCATGGACCGGTTCAGCCGAGAGATTGGAGGCAGCCCGGGCCGCTCGGCCCACCGCCTCTCCGTCGCCGCGGCCCGGGTCATCCTGGAGGCGCGGGAAAACGCAGCCCGCCTGCTCGGGGTCTCCGATCCCATGCGGGTCGTCTTCACGAAAAACGCCACGGAGGCCCTGAACCTGGCCATCCTGGGCCTCCTTTCCCCGGGGGACCACGTAGTCACGTCTTCCGTCGAGCACAACTCCGTCATGCGCCCCCTCCGTTTCCTGGAATCGAACGGCGTGGAGGTCACGGCGGTCCGCTGCTCGCGGGAGGGCGCCCTTGACCCGGCGGACGTGGCCGCCGCGATCCGGCCGAACACCAGGGCCGTTTTCATGACCCACGCCTCCAACGTGGCGGGAACGATTCTGCCCGTGAAGGAGATCGGGACCATCACCCGGGAGCGGGGGATCGTCCTGGGCGTCGACGCCGCCCAGACCGCCGGAGCCGTACCGCTGTCGATGGAGCAGGCAAAGATCGACCTGCTGGCCTTCACGGGCCACAAATCCCTCTTCGGGCCCCAGGGGACCGGGGGCCTCTGCATCGGTCCCGGCATGGAGCGGCGGCTCCGCCCCCTCCTCCGGGGCGGCACGGGGAGCCGTTCCGAGTTCGAGGAGCAGCCGGACTTCCTGCCCGACATGTTCGAGTCGGGAACGCCCAACACGGTGGGCCTGGCGGGCCTGGCCGCCGGGACGGCGACGATCCTGGAAGTGGGCGTGGAGAGCGTGCGTCGCCACGAGGAAATCCTGACGGCGGCCTTCCTGGATGGACTCCACACCCTCCGGGGTGTGACCGTCTACGGCCCCTCGGAGTCGGCGCGGCGCATCCCCGTCGTTTCCCTGAACGTGGGGGACCTATCGCCCGCGGAGGTGTCCCTGGTCCTGGACGAGCGCTTCGGAATCCTGACCCGCCCCGGACTGCACTGCGCCCCGGCTGCCCACCGGACCCTGAAGACCTTCCCCGACGGAGCCGTCCGCTTCTCGTTCAGCCTCTTCAACGATGCCACGGACGTAACGGCGGCCCTGGAGGCGCTGGAAGAGATCAGCAGCGGTAAAACATGA
- a CDS encoding radical SAM protein encodes MLRRKTPLLASFKITWRCNLACKGCPFHRRAKQPGSSMEWDTVRRSLDALAEMGTRIVVFEGGEPFLWEDRGRTLDDAVSYAKGLFTRVAVTTNGTFPLRGPADILWASLDGRKDTHDRLRSGSFDRVMKSLRETCHARVLVHVTVHRENRRDLEPLLAMLRDIPSVRGVTLQFFYPYGQGEAPLSMTRAERRETVEEIIRLKERGFPILNDAGRLRAMAAGLWRCHDDILVNVDPDSTITQGCYVKSRGEVRCRDCGFTPVAEASGGVDLLPGSLRAGWSVFLSRS; translated from the coding sequence TTGCTCCGGCGGAAGACCCCCCTCCTGGCAAGCTTCAAGATCACCTGGCGGTGCAACCTGGCCTGCAAAGGATGCCCGTTCCACCGGCGGGCGAAACAGCCCGGGAGTTCCATGGAATGGGACACGGTCCGGCGCTCTCTCGATGCGCTGGCGGAGATGGGCACCCGGATCGTTGTCTTCGAGGGCGGCGAGCCCTTCCTCTGGGAGGACCGCGGGCGCACCCTGGACGACGCCGTCAGTTATGCGAAAGGCCTCTTCACCCGGGTCGCCGTGACCACGAACGGGACGTTTCCCCTCCGTGGCCCGGCGGACATCCTCTGGGCGAGCCTCGACGGCCGGAAGGATACCCACGACCGGCTCCGGAGCGGCTCCTTCGACCGGGTCATGAAGAGCCTGCGGGAAACCTGTCACGCCCGGGTGCTCGTTCACGTCACCGTCCACCGGGAGAACCGCCGGGATCTGGAGCCGCTGCTTGCGATGCTCCGGGACATTCCCTCCGTCCGAGGCGTCACGCTCCAGTTCTTCTACCCCTACGGCCAGGGGGAGGCGCCTCTGTCCATGACCCGGGCGGAGCGTCGGGAGACGGTTGAGGAGATTATCCGCCTGAAGGAGCGGGGTTTCCCCATCCTCAACGACGCAGGCCGCCTTCGTGCCATGGCGGCGGGTTTGTGGCGCTGCCATGACGACATCCTGGTCAACGTGGATCCGGACAGTACGATCACGCAGGGATGCTATGTGAAGAGCCGCGGCGAGGTCCGCTGCCGGGACTGCGGCTTCACCCCCGTGGCGGAGGCGTCGGGAGGCGTGGATCTGCTTCCCGGATCCCTCCGGGCGGGCTGGTCCGTCTTTCTCTCCCGGTCATAG
- a CDS encoding D-alanyl-D-alanine carboxypeptidase family protein: MQYRRVIAVVLILLFLLVPSAALAKAKKARGKASKAPPAPILKSAVVVNHNTGDMLFAENPDQMIPPASLTKIMTLYLVFEDLQQGRVRVNDLVAVSGKAYATKGTTMFLEKGEKVPLIELIKGISVASANDAAQAVAEHLGGGNAVNFVARMNGKARELGMTRTRFVNPHGLPAKGQVTTARDMMTLSRSYLDHFPESLTVHSMREYTYHNKILRNRNRLLAHYPGADGIKTGFVCASGYNIIATAKRDNIRMMAVVLGARTPKLRASETERLLDVGFNKANGGRKHAAVHSDAQRDPAEESSSETGPSSLPASLQAGRIHVLTPSLGSR; the protein is encoded by the coding sequence ATGCAATATCGCAGAGTCATCGCCGTCGTTCTCATTCTTCTGTTCCTTCTTGTCCCGTCGGCCGCCCTGGCCAAAGCGAAGAAGGCCCGGGGCAAGGCCAGCAAGGCACCGCCGGCGCCCATTCTCAAATCGGCCGTTGTCGTGAACCACAACACCGGCGATATGCTCTTCGCCGAGAATCCGGACCAGATGATTCCACCGGCATCGCTGACGAAGATCATGACCCTCTACCTGGTCTTCGAAGATCTCCAGCAGGGCAGGGTCCGCGTGAACGACCTGGTGGCCGTCAGCGGGAAGGCATACGCCACGAAGGGCACCACGATGTTTCTCGAAAAAGGGGAAAAGGTGCCTCTCATCGAGCTGATCAAGGGGATCTCCGTGGCCTCGGCCAACGACGCGGCCCAGGCCGTGGCGGAGCACCTGGGCGGAGGAAACGCGGTGAACTTTGTGGCCCGGATGAACGGAAAGGCACGGGAGCTGGGGATGACCCGCACCCGCTTCGTGAATCCCCACGGTCTCCCGGCCAAGGGGCAGGTTACGACGGCCCGGGACATGATGACGCTGTCCCGTTCCTACCTGGACCACTTCCCAGAATCCCTCACCGTCCATTCCATGCGCGAATACACCTATCACAACAAGATCCTGCGCAACCGGAACCGGCTCCTGGCCCATTACCCCGGAGCGGACGGAATCAAGACGGGGTTCGTCTGCGCCTCGGGCTACAACATCATCGCCACGGCGAAACGCGACAATATCCGGATGATGGCGGTGGTCCTGGGAGCCCGGACGCCGAAACTACGCGCGAGCGAGACGGAACGGTTGCTGGACGTGGGCTTCAACAAGGCGAACGGCGGCCGGAAGCATGCCGCCGTTCATTCAGACGCTCAGCGGGACCCGGCCGAGGAGTCCTCCTCCGAAACCGGTCCTTCCTCTTTGCCTGCATCCTTGCAGGCGGGGCGCATTCACGTGCTGACCCCCAGCCTGGGCAGCAGGTAG
- a CDS encoding deoxyribodipyrimidine photo-lyase has translation MIHPERITPLNRKSPRRGRWILYWMQASQRASWNHALEFAIREANGPALPVVAFFGLTPDFPEANLRHYRFLLEGLREVRNNLEKRGVALVVRIVSPEKGALELCRDAALAVTDRGYLRIQKAWREAAARDALCPLIQVESDVIVPVESASPKEEFSAATLRPKIRTRLTDFLHPLEETPVERDSLGLRLPGLSLDDAEAVLRTLSLDRSVPPVDSFRGGPGEAGKRLERFLDDGLDRYATERNIPGSDAVSDLSPYLHFGHISPLEIALAVRASRRGNPAAKDAFLEELIVRRELAVNFVHYNPSYDAYEGAVPAWARRTLEDHARDPREYVYGLQDLEEARTHDPFWNAAQREMVRTGKMHNYMRMYWGKKILEWSASPADAFRTMLALNNRWELDGRDPNGFAGVAWCLGKHDRPWGERTIFGNVRYMNAAGLKRKFDMGAYLERFGTEA, from the coding sequence ATGATCCATCCAGAGCGCATCACTCCCCTGAACCGCAAGTCCCCCCGGAGGGGCCGCTGGATCCTTTACTGGATGCAGGCGTCCCAGCGGGCGTCCTGGAACCACGCCCTGGAGTTCGCCATCCGGGAGGCCAACGGGCCGGCTCTTCCCGTCGTGGCCTTCTTCGGACTCACGCCGGACTTCCCCGAGGCGAACCTGCGGCACTACCGGTTTCTCCTGGAGGGTCTGCGGGAGGTTCGGAATAACCTGGAAAAACGGGGGGTCGCCCTGGTTGTCCGGATCGTCTCTCCGGAAAAGGGCGCCCTGGAGCTGTGCCGGGACGCCGCCCTGGCCGTGACGGACCGCGGCTACCTGCGGATCCAGAAGGCATGGCGGGAGGCCGCCGCCCGGGATGCCCTCTGCCCGCTCATCCAGGTCGAATCGGACGTGATCGTCCCCGTGGAGTCGGCCTCACCGAAGGAGGAGTTCAGCGCCGCCACACTGCGGCCGAAGATCCGGACGCGCCTGACGGATTTCCTGCATCCCCTGGAAGAGACGCCGGTAGAGCGCGATTCCCTGGGGCTTCGGCTGCCCGGTCTCTCCCTGGACGACGCGGAGGCCGTCCTGCGTACCCTTTCCCTGGATCGGAGCGTGCCGCCCGTCGATTCCTTCCGGGGCGGCCCCGGCGAGGCGGGAAAACGCCTGGAGCGCTTTCTTGACGACGGCCTGGACCGTTACGCAACGGAGCGGAACATCCCCGGCTCCGATGCTGTATCGGACCTGAGCCCATACCTGCACTTCGGCCATATCTCCCCCCTGGAGATCGCCCTGGCCGTCCGGGCATCCCGGCGGGGAAACCCCGCCGCGAAGGATGCCTTCCTGGAGGAGTTGATCGTCCGGCGGGAGCTGGCCGTGAATTTCGTCCACTACAACCCATCCTACGACGCGTACGAAGGGGCCGTCCCGGCCTGGGCCCGGAGGACTCTGGAAGACCATGCCCGTGATCCCCGGGAGTACGTGTACGGCCTCCAGGACCTCGAGGAGGCCCGGACCCACGATCCCTTCTGGAACGCGGCCCAGCGGGAGATGGTCCGGACGGGGAAGATGCACAACTACATGCGGATGTACTGGGGGAAGAAGATCCTCGAATGGAGCGCTTCCCCGGCGGATGCCTTTCGGACGATGCTCGCGCTGAACAACCGCTGGGAGCTGGACGGCCGGGACCCCAACGGATTTGCCGGGGTGGCCTGGTGCCTCGGAAAGCACGACCGGCCCTGGGGGGAGCGGACCATTTTCGGGAACGTCCGATACATGAATGCCGCGGGGCTCAAGCGCAAGTTTGACATGGGAGCCTATCTGGAGCGTTTCGGCACAGAAGCGTGA